One window from the genome of Dyadobacter sp. CECT 9275 encodes:
- a CDS encoding DUF6934 family protein, whose product MELERYQTEQQSENAYLFYSEGENGYFPMLVSVDRVFENKQIFNLALLVLDKRGKWSDRIETKNGDDEKILATAGVIGLEFLAQNPDATLIAAGTVIKDKDGNDLPRKRTRKYQMGINKYHDFLSQHYDIRALVADKDGKGNILGKYPNWTGRWEIFRERTNYDAFLLSLKKEVEEQV is encoded by the coding sequence ATGGAGTTAGAAAGGTATCAGACCGAACAGCAAAGTGAAAATGCATACCTTTTTTACAGCGAAGGTGAAAATGGATATTTTCCGATGCTTGTGTCCGTGGATCGGGTCTTCGAAAATAAGCAGATATTCAATCTGGCCCTACTTGTATTGGACAAGAGAGGGAAATGGAGCGATAGGATCGAGACGAAGAACGGTGATGATGAGAAGATACTTGCAACTGCAGGAGTGATAGGCTTAGAGTTCTTGGCACAAAACCCTGATGCAACACTAATAGCAGCAGGTACAGTTATCAAAGATAAAGATGGCAATGATTTACCAAGGAAGAGAACTAGGAAATACCAGATGGGGATAAATAAGTACCACGACTTCTTATCACAGCATTATGATATCAGAGCACTTGTTGCTGATAAGGATGGTAAAGGTAATATACTAGGTAAGTATCCCAACTGGACAGGAAGATGGGAAATATTTAGAGAACGCACTAATTATGATGCCTTTTTGTTAAGTTTGAAGAAAGAAGTAGAAGAACAAGTGTAG
- a CDS encoding glycoside hydrolase family 2 TIM barrel-domain containing protein: MNRDNFLLGLAGLRLSVKKIAYSIICCACLYVSVTLLSCKDEQRNSAAKVRIVQSDNGYAILRNGKVFEIKGASGTSNFQTLHEAGGNCLRVWDTLHLRQILDSAYANDIAVIAGLPIQNSDQTELYNDPIKTLRQLSKFQSVIDRHKNHPALLMWCLGNELDFPYKPSYNSFYAAFNAITKMIRRIDPDHPITTTVMNFNKKYITNIQLRCDIDVVSFNIFSNLGLLRKDLSEFSWFWNGPYMLLEWGTDGPWPGCQSTAWGAFIEYPSKKKADIILHRYRQHMPLEDPRLIGNFIFFWGSKQETTHTWFSIFDEHGRKSEPVAIMQYIWKRTLPDEHYPQIRYMLLNHKGAGDNILLNPGQTMLPELVMHDKDSVMSVNWEIFKEDWYKENGQNNTRKLIPLDTKFETDGKLTTLFKSPMEEGPYRIFAKIYDYNGNFATCNTPFYVMSDR, from the coding sequence GTGAATCGAGATAACTTCCTTCTTGGCCTTGCCGGACTTCGATTGTCTGTAAAAAAAATTGCATATTCAATAATCTGCTGCGCCTGTCTATACGTTTCAGTCACTTTACTGTCTTGCAAAGACGAACAGAGAAATTCGGCGGCAAAAGTCCGCATTGTTCAATCTGACAATGGCTATGCTATTCTGCGCAATGGGAAAGTATTCGAGATTAAGGGAGCAAGCGGAACATCAAACTTCCAAACGCTTCATGAGGCTGGCGGGAATTGTCTTCGTGTTTGGGACACACTGCACCTTCGCCAGATTCTAGACAGTGCGTACGCGAACGATATTGCGGTCATAGCAGGCCTTCCCATCCAAAATAGTGATCAGACCGAACTTTACAATGATCCTATTAAAACTTTAAGACAATTATCTAAATTTCAGTCAGTTATTGATAGACATAAGAATCACCCCGCGCTTTTAATGTGGTGCCTGGGTAACGAGCTGGACTTTCCCTACAAACCTTCTTACAACAGTTTTTACGCTGCATTCAACGCGATCACAAAAATGATCCGCCGGATAGACCCTGATCATCCGATCACCACCACCGTCATGAATTTTAATAAAAAATACATTACAAACATTCAGCTCCGCTGCGACATTGATGTGGTTTCCTTTAATATTTTCAGCAATCTAGGCCTCCTGAGAAAAGATCTCAGCGAATTTTCATGGTTTTGGAACGGCCCCTATATGTTGTTGGAATGGGGAACCGATGGGCCCTGGCCTGGATGCCAAAGCACTGCATGGGGCGCTTTCATTGAGTACCCAAGCAAAAAGAAGGCTGACATTATCCTACATCGTTACCGACAACACATGCCGCTGGAAGACCCTCGCCTGATAGGCAACTTTATATTTTTCTGGGGGAGCAAACAAGAAACTACCCATACCTGGTTCAGCATATTTGATGAACACGGCAGAAAGTCGGAGCCTGTTGCAATAATGCAATACATTTGGAAGAGAACCCTTCCAGACGAGCACTATCCGCAGATCCGTTATATGCTGCTCAATCACAAGGGCGCCGGCGACAATATCTTACTCAATCCAGGACAAACAATGCTACCTGAACTGGTCATGCATGACAAAGACAGCGTCATGTCCGTCAATTGGGAAATATTCAAGGAGGATTGGTATAAAGAAAATGGACAAAACAATACGCGCAAGCTTATCCCTCTTGATACGAAATTTGAGACCGACGGGAAACTTACCACTCTGTTTAAGTCGCCTATGGAGGAAGGCCCCTACCGTATTTTTGCAAAAATATATGACTACAATGGCAACTTCGCAACCTGCAATACGCCTTTCTATGTTATGAGTGATCGATGA
- a CDS encoding glycosyltransferase, with amino-acid sequence MRHISITPPTKKELITLRVMILIGCVAIVFFLYSVLNRAVHGYAPLYWMLMVTFLFTCLKLLYEWYLYLYITVPATPPLTSDFTVDVFTTFCAGEPYEMILETLKAVKAITYPHETYLCDEANDPFLKEVCHQLGIHHITRTCKTDAKAGNINNALKQSAGELCLVLDPDHVPAADFLDHVVPHFVNPQIGYVQVVQAYRNADESLIAKGAAQQTYQFYGPMMMTMNKYGTVQAIGANCTFRRTALDSIGGHAAGLAEDLHTSMRLHAKGWKSVYVPEVVARGLVPSTLSAYYKQQLKWSKGVFDLFVTTYPKLFSQFTWRQKLHYALLPMHYMSGIIYLINFLIPVIALCFGASPMHMDISEFGLAVFPLTASIVLIRLFVQWWVMEDEERGFHIVGGLLLIGSWWIFILGLIYTIVGKKVPYVPTPKDANEANNWPLNIPNLIVLVISAIAISYGLLTDWNPYNLVMSGFAGLNCLFMCFSIAASRQQQFRLLRANHRWLDALMGRVQVVKGILWTLRRQLYTGLRNTSMLVMLLLLGVWIYSAKFKFLGNEPGFDRNEINKMPSQNPPGDNPNKAEKQYNQVSIDRGSCQIDSSSLTSFTGAHGINYLKGSDWKNEYQAFTKKELVADFQEMKKIGINTVKFYGPSFYDHNILSVAGQQGMNLHYGFWVPDNLNFAKDKQSLEALTQKILRVIGKNKANKNIISWNLGNPVFQNLILYHRQSDLVHQQDAYLVWLKKLILQMKNADPTREITLDIEVSEKMLAVVARISAAIPEIGSYGLVYNNNTPDFTIPTHFPHFISYAEFDVYNKLSDDSAGIFISNWQDKHTYERVSFDGVKDQAGRKKNVFLKLAAKWKGGEEPMESPKIKILRPAASTVAGSVLDYHAVIKRDENWSLAKNIKTNLKFEWKLVQMDDFFNLISSKDVGNGTDLSLRIPNDPLTYRLYLFVLNNDLVIDIIDSSLNTPLTLPAKSSGR; translated from the coding sequence ATGAGGCACATTTCAATCACACCTCCAACAAAGAAAGAGCTTATCACACTTCGGGTGATGATCTTGATTGGATGCGTTGCAATAGTCTTTTTTCTTTACAGTGTTCTGAACCGCGCCGTGCACGGATACGCGCCGCTCTATTGGATGCTGATGGTAACGTTCCTTTTCACCTGCCTTAAACTGCTTTACGAATGGTACCTTTATCTTTATATTACTGTTCCAGCGACTCCACCACTGACCAGCGATTTCACGGTTGACGTATTCACAACTTTCTGTGCGGGTGAGCCTTATGAGATGATCCTGGAAACACTTAAGGCAGTTAAAGCAATCACCTATCCCCATGAAACCTACCTGTGTGATGAAGCAAATGATCCCTTCCTAAAAGAGGTTTGTCATCAGCTAGGCATTCATCATATCACCAGGACTTGTAAGACAGATGCAAAAGCAGGAAACATTAATAATGCCTTAAAACAGTCAGCGGGTGAGTTATGCCTCGTTCTGGACCCGGACCATGTCCCTGCTGCCGATTTTCTAGACCACGTTGTTCCACATTTCGTCAATCCTCAAATCGGTTATGTCCAGGTTGTCCAGGCTTACAGAAACGCAGACGAAAGTCTTATCGCCAAGGGGGCAGCCCAGCAGACCTACCAATTTTACGGGCCAATGATGATGACCATGAACAAGTATGGAACCGTACAGGCTATTGGCGCCAATTGCACCTTTAGACGAACTGCCCTTGATTCAATTGGCGGGCATGCAGCAGGTCTTGCAGAAGATTTACACACCTCTATGCGCCTTCATGCGAAAGGATGGAAGTCGGTGTATGTGCCGGAAGTTGTAGCACGCGGGCTGGTGCCGTCGACGCTTTCTGCCTATTACAAGCAACAATTGAAATGGTCCAAAGGTGTTTTCGATCTATTTGTTACGACATATCCTAAACTGTTCAGCCAGTTTACCTGGAGGCAAAAACTGCATTATGCCTTGCTTCCGATGCATTACATGTCCGGCATAATTTACCTGATTAATTTTCTGATCCCGGTTATCGCACTTTGTTTTGGAGCAAGCCCTATGCACATGGATATCTCCGAATTTGGTCTGGCTGTTTTTCCATTAACTGCATCCATTGTATTGATCCGGCTTTTTGTCCAATGGTGGGTGATGGAAGACGAAGAACGCGGTTTTCACATAGTTGGGGGTTTACTGCTGATCGGCAGCTGGTGGATATTTATTCTTGGCTTAATTTACACAATCGTCGGGAAAAAAGTGCCTTACGTGCCCACGCCCAAAGACGCAAATGAAGCCAACAACTGGCCGCTCAATATCCCTAATCTCATTGTGCTGGTTATTTCTGCTATCGCAATAAGTTACGGATTACTCACAGACTGGAACCCTTACAATCTGGTCATGTCCGGTTTTGCCGGACTGAATTGCCTCTTTATGTGCTTTTCGATTGCGGCAAGCCGTCAGCAGCAGTTTCGGCTCTTGAGGGCAAATCATCGCTGGCTAGATGCACTGATGGGCCGGGTACAAGTTGTAAAAGGTATCTTATGGACGTTAAGGCGCCAGCTTTATACCGGCCTGCGCAACACATCCATGCTGGTCATGCTGCTGCTGCTCGGTGTCTGGATCTATAGCGCAAAGTTTAAGTTTCTGGGAAATGAACCGGGGTTTGACAGAAATGAAATTAATAAAATGCCCAGTCAGAACCCACCTGGAGATAATCCAAATAAAGCCGAAAAGCAGTATAATCAAGTCTCAATTGACCGCGGGTCTTGTCAAATAGATTCTAGTTCTTTGACTTCATTTACAGGAGCGCATGGAATAAATTATTTAAAAGGCTCTGATTGGAAAAACGAATATCAGGCGTTTACAAAAAAAGAACTCGTCGCAGATTTTCAAGAAATGAAAAAGATTGGCATTAACACTGTCAAGTTCTACGGCCCAAGCTTTTACGATCATAATATACTCAGCGTTGCGGGCCAGCAAGGAATGAATCTTCATTATGGATTTTGGGTACCAGATAACCTTAACTTTGCAAAGGACAAACAAAGTTTAGAAGCGTTAACCCAAAAAATATTACGAGTCATAGGCAAGAATAAAGCAAACAAGAATATCATTTCCTGGAACCTTGGAAATCCTGTCTTTCAGAATTTGATCCTGTATCATCGGCAATCGGATCTGGTTCATCAGCAGGATGCATATCTTGTTTGGCTTAAAAAGCTGATTTTGCAAATGAAAAATGCTGATCCCACACGCGAGATCACATTAGACATTGAGGTATCTGAAAAGATGCTTGCCGTCGTTGCGAGGATAAGCGCTGCCATACCAGAAATCGGATCTTATGGACTCGTATATAACAATAACACGCCCGATTTTACCATCCCGACCCACTTTCCACATTTCATCAGTTACGCCGAATTCGATGTATATAATAAACTTTCGGATGATTCTGCCGGTATATTTATTTCAAATTGGCAGGATAAACATACTTATGAGCGTGTAAGTTTTGATGGGGTCAAAGACCAGGCTGGCCGCAAAAAAAATGTATTTTTAAAGCTTGCCGCCAAATGGAAAGGTGGCGAAGAACCAATGGAATCACCAAAAATCAAAATACTGAGACCCGCTGCCTCGACCGTTGCCGGCTCAGTTCTTGACTATCATGCAGTAATAAAAAGGGATGAAAATTGGTCGTTGGCAAAAAACATTAAGACCAATCTAAAATTTGAATGGAAGCTGGTGCAAATGGATGATTTCTTCAACCTCATTTCCTCGAAGGACGTGGGTAACGGCACTGATCTTAGCCTGCGAATACCCAATGATCCGCTCACTTACAGGCTTTACTTGTTTGTGCTCAATAATGACCTGGTGATAGATATTATTGATTCCAGCCTCAACACACCGCTTACCCTGCCTGCCAAATCATCGGGCCGTTGA
- a CDS encoding glycoside hydrolase family 26 protein encodes MKISRILMISAGVISTFLLVLFIQKLKSSSIISRDSLDSTSHEPVIGTFELNEQKMTYSFSHYFLKLDKHADAGSINKLIAQIPQAEHLIITILMPGTDFASVPNLLEEVREGDYDAKIEAFCLALAKRSGTIYLRWNPEMEVPVKLHPWQYQAPNDYIEAFNHFCKLAKSVFPAVKFVWGPAGYPGSDEYWPGPAFVDYISVTINGKSESAATAFPDVKDLEENVRRKIQRMRMFGKPVLVINAGTGSEADLKAALAKAAAGTRLNAKLLYQTQDTASTSKVTQRGAPLVGVYDPKELLVNSGLIGAEHVFVDLINVQNGQFERDFNAIVSRQHDVIVSVEPWHNAAVKKDSNVLSNVINGIYDAEFAEIYRVLSTSKRTVYLRFAHEMEIPIHRYAWQSQDPVLYIKAFRYFMHFNGSKNRRIKKVWGPAGDRGAIEWWPGDDVVDYISIAIYGLPDKNITDPEQQESFETVYNRKRYRMRLVKKPIFITEFGVKGPEDFQKRWLEKAAKIIGNAPEIKGVSYFNLVDNPKVWGDIPAPDWSVSKQTFQHFVKTLSTAR; translated from the coding sequence ATGAAAATCTCCAGGATTTTAATGATTTCAGCAGGGGTTATTTCGACATTTTTGCTGGTTCTCTTCATTCAAAAATTGAAATCGTCTTCCATAATATCCCGCGATTCTCTGGACTCAACATCTCATGAACCTGTCATTGGCACTTTCGAGCTCAATGAGCAGAAAATGACGTATTCATTCTCACACTACTTTTTGAAACTTGATAAGCACGCTGATGCGGGGTCAATCAACAAATTGATTGCACAAATCCCGCAAGCAGAGCATCTGATCATTACTATTTTAATGCCGGGAACCGACTTTGCTTCGGTACCGAATTTGCTTGAAGAGGTGCGTGAAGGGGATTATGACGCAAAGATCGAGGCGTTTTGCCTGGCATTGGCGAAGAGGTCTGGTACTATCTATTTGCGCTGGAATCCAGAGATGGAAGTTCCTGTGAAGCTGCATCCCTGGCAATACCAGGCGCCAAATGACTACATTGAAGCATTTAATCACTTTTGTAAATTAGCTAAGTCCGTTTTTCCGGCGGTAAAATTTGTGTGGGGGCCAGCGGGTTACCCTGGTTCAGATGAATATTGGCCTGGACCTGCTTTTGTGGACTACATAAGCGTGACGATCAACGGTAAGTCAGAATCGGCAGCGACTGCCTTCCCGGATGTCAAGGACCTTGAGGAGAATGTCAGACGGAAAATACAGCGAATGCGGATGTTTGGAAAGCCGGTGCTTGTAATAAATGCAGGAACCGGCAGTGAGGCTGATCTTAAAGCGGCATTGGCAAAAGCTGCTGCAGGTACGCGGCTAAATGCTAAGCTTCTGTATCAGACACAAGACACTGCAAGCACTTCAAAGGTTACTCAGAGGGGAGCACCGCTGGTCGGTGTGTATGATCCAAAAGAATTGCTGGTCAATTCCGGACTGATTGGTGCAGAACATGTTTTTGTTGATCTGATTAATGTGCAGAACGGGCAGTTCGAAAGGGATTTCAATGCAATCGTTTCTCGCCAGCACGACGTAATTGTGAGCGTAGAGCCGTGGCATAATGCAGCAGTCAAAAAAGATTCAAATGTGCTTAGCAATGTTATTAACGGCATTTATGATGCTGAGTTTGCTGAGATCTACCGTGTGCTTTCAACCAGTAAACGCACCGTTTACCTGCGTTTTGCACACGAAATGGAGATCCCGATCCACAGGTATGCGTGGCAGAGCCAGGATCCGGTACTCTATATTAAAGCCTTTCGGTATTTTATGCATTTTAACGGGTCAAAAAATAGGCGCATTAAAAAAGTGTGGGGGCCGGCTGGCGACCGGGGCGCAATTGAATGGTGGCCCGGTGATGATGTTGTGGATTACATCAGCATCGCCATATACGGTTTGCCTGATAAAAATATTACAGATCCTGAGCAACAGGAGTCTTTCGAGACCGTTTACAATCGCAAACGTTACCGGATGCGGCTGGTAAAGAAGCCAATCTTCATCACTGAATTTGGTGTGAAGGGCCCGGAAGATTTCCAGAAAAGATGGTTGGAAAAAGCGGCCAAAATCATTGGTAATGCCCCCGAGATCAAAGGGGTCAGCTATTTCAATCTAGTCGATAACCCCAAAGTCTGGGGTGATATTCCAGCTCCAGACTGGAGTGTGAGCAAACAAACCTTTCAGCATTTTGTAAAAACCTTATCAACGGCCCGATGA
- a CDS encoding alpha/beta hydrolase produces MKNQTNVLLKAKLILMVFVGTFLTVTLLAQPQMGKHKEIKTGEILTLHSKILQEEREIYINKPPGYDTLTGNLPVIYVLDAEYRFALAQSIISYFYITTKIPKVLIVGISNPNPQARKRDYLPAKMGGESKNFTDFLSTEVFPFIEKNFKTSGVRYIAGHSHGGIFVVHTLLTNPSMFDGYLATDPSLKNMYSETDTLLRQNLDKKRLYLASSDVAYGFMEDVAADMQADFSIFRKYLYQSHDQNHLKFKTEHLNDDHGNSYIQGFSRGLRYILNWRFE; encoded by the coding sequence ATGAAAAACCAAACTAATGTACTTTTGAAAGCAAAATTGATTTTGATGGTATTCGTAGGCACGTTCCTGACAGTTACGCTTTTGGCGCAACCTCAAATGGGTAAGCATAAGGAAATAAAAACAGGAGAAATATTAACCCTGCATTCAAAGATTTTGCAGGAAGAGAGAGAAATCTACATCAATAAACCTCCCGGATATGATACCTTGACAGGTAACCTTCCGGTAATTTACGTGTTGGATGCTGAATACCGATTTGCCTTGGCTCAAAGCATCATTTCGTATTTTTACATTACAACTAAAATACCGAAAGTGCTTATTGTGGGAATCAGTAATCCAAACCCTCAGGCAAGGAAACGGGATTATCTGCCTGCAAAAATGGGAGGTGAATCAAAAAACTTTACGGACTTTCTGTCAACGGAAGTTTTTCCTTTTATAGAGAAAAATTTTAAAACAAGCGGGGTAAGATATATTGCCGGGCATTCTCATGGAGGTATTTTTGTCGTTCATACACTTTTAACCAACCCATCCATGTTTGATGGTTACCTTGCCACAGATCCCAGTCTTAAAAATATGTATTCCGAAACGGATACCCTTTTACGGCAAAATCTGGACAAAAAGAGACTTTACCTGGCTTCTTCTGATGTGGCGTATGGATTTATGGAGGATGTGGCCGCAGATATGCAGGCAGACTTTTCGATTTTCCGAAAGTACCTCTATCAATCCCATGACCAGAATCACCTGAAATTCAAAACCGAACATCTGAATGACGATCATGGAAATTCCTATATCCAAGGGTTTAGCCGGGGTTTAAGATATATCCTCAACTGGCGTTTTGAATAA